Proteins encoded by one window of Rutidosis leptorrhynchoides isolate AG116_Rl617_1_P2 chromosome 7, CSIRO_AGI_Rlap_v1, whole genome shotgun sequence:
- the LOC139859076 gene encoding uncharacterized protein: MDQIQWQGLDGVARIFSISTAYESIRPTAGTVPWFDAIWFPNCVPRHIMSRFSKSPFFECRYSTDVWNHALEYTQITSSHEWSMVASDTVGFRANKSAASLVAKLLFGATIYFIWQERNSRLFNSKKRAAKELFGVIYSTVRLKLLSVQFKESCQIDQLRIACKLK, encoded by the exons ATGGATCAGATTCAGTGGCAAGGTCTCGACGGGGTTGCTCGAATATTCTCAATCAGCACAGCGTATGAATCTATTCGCCCAACAGCAGGGACTGTTCCTTGGTTTGATGCAATTTGGTTCCCGAATTGTGTTCCCCGCCACAT AATGTCAAGATTCTCAAAGTCACCTTTTTTCGAATGTCGTTATTCAACGGATGTTTGGAACCACGCCCTTGAGTATACGCAAATTACCTCCAGTCATGAGTGGTCGATGGTGGCTAGTGATACTGTTGGCTTTAGGGCTAACAAGAGTGCAGCTTCTCTGGTCGCTAAATTACTTTTTGGCGCAACGATTTACTTCATTTGGCAAGAAAGAAATTCGAGATTATTCAACTCAAAAAAGCGTGCCGCGAAGGAATTGTTTGGTGTAATTTATTCGACCGTTCGGTTAAAGCTACTATCAGTACAGTTTAAGGAGTCCTGTCAAATAGATCAACTTCGGATCGCGTGTAAGCTTAAATGA